One window of Trichoderma breve strain T069 chromosome 3, whole genome shotgun sequence genomic DNA carries:
- a CDS encoding alpha/beta hydrolase fold domain-containing protein, whose product MSTYATAKDEFVDIDGIKFAYRRLGLAEGVPLVLIMHYRGTMDHWDPALIDPLAAKRPVILIDPANSGRSKGHFPSTVAQLAQYFINIINALGLKQVDVMGFSGGGFNAQMIALNAPKLVSHLILSATTPSIGEGVQLGNPAVLQKLQQAVTVKEHKGAFISTFFTSSAQGQAAGHAAWERITTGRQNRSDYASRESADEQSAAYFNFIDLNKASDGSYDRFHELQMPVLIATGKGSDDAIIPTKNSILMWEKMSHPNAALHIFPDAGHGFLYQYADAYAALINDFLDRQ is encoded by the exons ATGTCGACCTATGCAACTGCAAAAGATGAATTTGTGGACATTGATGGCATAAAGTTTGCTTACAGACGACTGGGCTTGGCAGAAGGGGTCCCTCTCGTTTTGATCATGCACTATAG GGGCACCATGGATCATTGGGATCCAGCTCTCATTGATCCATTGGCAGCGAAGCGGCCAGTGATTCTTATCGATCCCGCGAATTCCGGAAGATCTAAAGGGCATTTCCCATCAACTGTGGCTCAGCTCGCACAGTACTTTATTAACATCATAAACGCATTGGGCCTGAAGCAGGTGGATGTTATGGGATTCTCAGGCGGTGGATTCAATGCCCAGATGATTGCTCTTAATGCGCCCAAGCTTGTCAGCCATCTCATTCTTTCGGCTACAACACCAAGTATTGGCGAAGGCGTTCAGCTTGGCAACCCTGCCGTACTGCAAAAACTCCAACAGGCCGTTACTGTTAAGGAGCATAAAGGTGCATTTATCTCAACCTTCTTCACTAGTTctgctcaaggccaagctgctggccacGCGGCGTGGGAGAGAATCACTACCGGGCGCCAAAATCGTAGTGACTACGCAAGCCGTGAGTCTGCTGATGAGCAAAGCGCCGCATACTTTAATTTTATCGATCTCAACAAAGCAAGTGACGGATCGTATGATCGGTTCCATGAGCTCCAGATGCCGGTCCTCATTGCCACTG GCAAAGGCTCTGATGATGCTATAATACCGACTAAAAACAGCATCCTTATGTGGGAGAAAATGAGCCATCCTAATGCTGCGTTGCATATATTCCCTGACGCAGGACATGGATTCCTCTATCAGTATGCTgatgcatatgcagcattGATCAACGATTTCCTTGATCGTCAGTAA
- a CDS encoding nmrA-like family domain-containing protein: MSSFKNIAIAGATGYLGPAVVKAVKEAGFNVTVLLRESNSSKIELDGVKIAKMNYGSIDFMVDALKGQDAVVSTMNHLYYDEQKALVEAAVKAGVKRFLPSEYGLDVSIPSVRAVPYLSAKGLIQDLLKELGMAYTILYTGPFLEWGLDNFFVDWKTATANVWNGGDISVGISTLADTGRAVVNVLLNPKETENKAFYTTTGMATQNEILSAVQEGRPDSKLSIIHQDSKSSLAAAYEAAKAGRGMEFEVARDFLGSTIFGLEIEAGVPYGRDNDLLGIKMVTPEEFRQLVINHVKK; encoded by the coding sequence ATGAGCTCCTTCAAGAACATTGCAATTGCTGGTGCAACTGGCTACCTCGGGCCAGCAGTTGTCAAAGCCGTTAAAGAAGCCGGATTCAATGTTACGGTGCTTCTACGAGAATCGAATTCATCCAAAATTGAGCTTGATGGCGTCAAAATTGCGAAAATGAACTACGGATCCATTGACTTTATGGTGGATGCTCTCAAGGGCCAAGACGCTGTTGTATCGACCATGAACCACTTGTACTATGACGAACAAAAGGCGCTTGTTGAAGCCGCAGTCAAAGCTGGTGTCAAGAGGTTTCTTCCTTCGGAATACGGTCTTGACGTGAGCATCCCGTCAGTTCGAGCCGTTCCTTACTTGAGCGCGAAAGGTCTTATTCAGGATCTGCTCAAAGAATTGGGCATGGCGTATACAATCTTATATACTGGACCGTTCCTTGAATGGGGCCTTGATAACTTCTTTGTCGACTGGAAAACGGCCACGGCGAATGTATGGAACGGGGGCGATATTTCTGTCGGCATCTCCACCCTGGCAGACACTGGTCGAGCTGTCGTCAATGTCTTACTCAATCCCAAAGAGACGGAAAACAAAGCCTTTTACACAACCACTGGCATGGCAACCCAGAATGAAATCTTGTCCGCTGTACAAGAAGGCCGCCCCGACTCGAAGCTCTCTATAATTCACCAAGACAGCAAGAGCTCACTTGCTGCTGCAtatgaagctgccaaggccggCAGAGGTATGGAGTTTGAGGTTGCACGAGACTTCCTTGGTTCTACTATTTTTGGGCTCGAGATCGAAGCGGGCGTCCCGTACGGTAGAGATAACGATTTGCTCGGGATCAAGATGGTAACTCCAGAGGAGTTTAGGCAACTGGTGATTAATCATGTTAAAAAATAG
- a CDS encoding FAD binding domain-containing protein: MADSNSSRFTVIIAGGSLVGLTTAVTLEKAGIDYVLLEKREIAPHLGASVSIHPHTQRVMEQLGIWPEIQAGVVPLETRQHYDENGNMFEDSAILQEISKMTLHRWTTFMERRFMLSCIYNQIADKSRIRAHTGVASFTETEDGVEVVTDKGETIKGDILLGADGIHSTIRNLMADKIASTDPAASKEMQSGFISNYHCIFATSKNSKESAGGKQFLPERAVHNVYYPGFSGVIAAGVPEEETEATIAKYGDYAVGPGYTFKDLWESRVRANMLPLEEGVLKPKWNTGGRVALMGDAVHKATINPGLGGNLAIEGVVHLMNELIPLVRRCEADGGRKPTKSEITAALDAYEAKQRPHANTIVTMSGYVTRYEAMETWWLRLLRRVSPWVSDKTKAGGFVGYINEGPWLNFLPNPDEQQKVDEKP; encoded by the exons ATGGCAGACTCCAATTCGTCGCGGTTCACGGTAATCATTGCCGGCGGCAGTCTGGTCGGTTTGACAACGGCGGTGACGCTGGAAAAGGCTGGGATCGACTATGTCCTGTTAGAGAAGCGAGAGATCGCTCCTCATCTGGGCGCCTCTGTCTCAATTCATCCACATACCCAGAGGGTTATGGAGCAGCTTGGCATTTGGCCCGAGATCCAGGCTGGCGTTGTGCCGTTAGAAACTCGACAACACTATGATGAGAATGGTAACATGTTTGAAGACTCGGCCATCTTGCAAGAGATTTCCAAGAT GACCCTCCATCGATGGACTACTTTTATGGAGCGAAGGTTTATGCTTAGCTGTATCTATAACCAGATTGCAGACAAGTCTAGAATCCGAGCTCACACTGGTGTTGCTTCCTTCACTGAGACAgaggatggtgttgaggtaGTTACGGATAAAGGTGAAACCATCAAGGGAGACATCCTCCTCGGTGCCGATGGCATCCACAGCACAATTCGAAACTTGATGGCCGATAAGATTGCTTCTACTGATCCTGCTGCATCAAAAGAAATGCAAAGTGGCTTCATCAGCAACTACCATTGCATTTTTGCAACCTCAAAGAACTCTAAAGAGTCAGCTGGCGGCAAGCAATTCTTGCCAGAGCGAGCTGTCCACAATGTCTACTACCCGGGCTTCTCCGGTGTCATTGCTGCCGGTGTCCCTG aagaagagaccGAGGCCACAATCGCCAAGTACGGAGACTATGCCGTGGGCCCTGGCTACACCTTCAAAGACTTGTGGGAAAGCAGGGTTAGGGCGAACATGCTACCCCTTGAAGAGGGAGTCTTGAAGCCAAAGTGGAATACCGGCGGTAGAGTTGCATTGATGGGCGACGCAGTTCACAAGGCGACCATCAATCCTGGACTCGGAGGCAACTTGGCCATCGAGGGTGTTGTCCACTTAATGAACGAATTGATACCCTTAGTGCGACGATGCGAAGCAGATGGTGGGAGAAAGCCGACAAAGAGCGAGATCACTGCTGCTTTGGATGCTTATGAGGCGAAGCAACGACCCCATGCCAACACCATTGTCACCATGTCTGGGTATGTCACACGGTATGAAGCAATGGAGACATGGTGGTTGAGGCTCTTGCGCCGTGTTTCTCCTTGGGTCAGCGATAAGACCAAGGCTGGTGGATTTGTTGGATATATAAATGAAGGACCATGGCTGAACTTTTTGCCCAATCCGGATGAGCAACAGAAGGTGGATGAGAAGCCGTAG
- a CDS encoding major facilitator superfamily domain-containing protein: MDKDSEVASKYISDDNAEIELKQGSQSNTSSPEETSPTPPPAASPTSPVPDGGLNAWLQVLGGWVVLAASWGLVNTFGAYQTYYQTVMLTSESASTISWIGSLQACLLLLGGLVSGPLFDAGYFTPTMIGGLLLICFGMFMTSLCSTYWQVLLAQGVCVGIGMGLTFLPATAIQSQYFAKRRAFAMGVAGTGSPVGGIIFPIIFSHLLPKIGFGWTTRVIAFIIL; encoded by the coding sequence ATGGACAAAGATAGCGAGGTAGCTTCCAAATACATTTCGGACGACAATGCCGAAATTGAACTGAAGCAGGGCTCGCAGTCAAATACGTCTTCTCCTGAAGAaacatctccaacgccaccACCTGCCGCTTCTCCAACCAGTCCTGTACCAGATGGCGGACTCAACGCATGGCTTCAAGTTTTGGGAGGATGGGTTGTACTAGCAGCCTCCTGGGGCCTTGTAAACACCTTTGGAGCGTACCAAACATATTATCAGACGGTAATGCTCACATCCGAGTCAGCGTCTACGATCTCCTGGATTGGCTCTCTACAAGCATGCCTTCTATTACTTGGAGGCCTCGTTTCAGGACCTCTCTTTGACGCTGGTTATTTCACGCCAACTATGATCGGGGGGCTGCTGCTCATTTGCTTCGGAATGTTTATGACATCTCTCTGCTCAACTTACTGGCAAGTGTTGCTTGCCCAGGGAGTCTGCGTCGGTATTGGAATGGGCTTGACATTTTTACCCGCTACGGCTATTCAGTCGCAATACTTTGCGAAGCGACGAGCTTTTGCAATGGGCGTCGCTGGGACCGGGTCACCTGTTGGAGGAATTATCTTCCCTATCATCTTCAGCCATTTACTTCCGAAAATTGGCTTTGGTTGGACTACTCGTGTCATTGCATTTATTATTTTGTGA